From a region of the Geothrix sp. 21YS21S-2 genome:
- a CDS encoding cyclic nucleotide-binding domain-containing protein, translating to MPEPFDLAGTPLDLHPEIGQLLASAPDIEARVYRDGEFLVREDEESQEIFVLLTGGLVVERAPALPGGPPAVLACLTAEDGVAIVGEMAYLGALRRTASVRSAGMSRVLRLEPAHIDRIIEGFPMLTRVICMQFSRRLQETLQSLSRLQARFALNPGRRMAQDGEVLFRQGEPAGELHQLMAGALRLERGEGVETVTPESLPQGFVDLGAYLRGGTHGATATVDGMAFLAVLGAGDRETVVRCFPDLVLKAMG from the coding sequence ATGCCCGAGCCCTTCGACCTCGCCGGCACCCCTCTGGATCTGCATCCGGAGATCGGGCAGCTGCTCGCGAGCGCCCCTGACATCGAAGCGCGCGTCTACCGGGACGGCGAGTTCCTCGTTCGGGAGGACGAGGAATCCCAGGAGATCTTCGTGCTCCTCACCGGCGGCCTCGTGGTGGAGCGGGCCCCGGCCCTGCCCGGCGGCCCTCCGGCGGTCCTGGCCTGCCTCACGGCCGAGGACGGGGTGGCCATCGTGGGCGAGATGGCCTACCTGGGCGCCCTGCGGCGCACCGCCTCGGTGCGCAGCGCCGGCATGAGCCGGGTGCTGCGCCTGGAACCGGCCCACATCGACCGCATCATCGAAGGCTTCCCCATGCTCACCCGGGTGATCTGCATGCAGTTCTCCCGGCGCCTCCAGGAGACCCTCCAGTCCCTGTCGAGGCTCCAGGCGCGGTTCGCCCTGAACCCGGGCCGGCGGATGGCCCAGGACGGCGAGGTACTCTTCCGCCAGGGCGAGCCCGCCGGGGAGCTGCACCAGCTCATGGCCGGGGCCCTGCGCCTGGAGCGGGGGGAAGGCGTGGAGACCGTCACCCCCGAAAGCCTGCCCCAGGGCTTCGTGGACCTGGGGGCCTACCTGCGGGGCGGGACCCACGGAGCCACGGCCACCGTGGACGGCATGGCCTTCCTGGCCGTGCTGGGCGCCGGTGACCGGGAGACCGTGGTGCGCTGCTTTCCGGACCTGGTGCTCAAGGCGATGGGATAG
- the hypD gene encoding hydrogenase formation protein HypD, translating into MRFVDEYRDAAAARPWIEAIRALVTRPWAIMEVCGGQTHSIVRFGIDELLPPEIRLIHGPGCPVCVTPVELVDKAVAIASRPDVIFCSFGDMLRVPGSGSDLLEVKSRGGDVRIVYSPLDALKVAQDNPLRKVVFFAVGFETTAPANAMAVAEARRRGLSNFSVLVSHVLVPPALEAVLSSPQRQVDGLLAAGHVCAIMGTGEYEPIAKRHRVPIVVTAFEPLDLLQGIHMVIRQLEEGRHEVENQYDRLVRPEGNLPARELVREVFRVKDRAWRGIGVIPMSGLGLREAYAAFDAERVFDVEGVGGPESPHCRSGLVLQGIIRPRECPAFGTLCTPDNPLGATMVSNEGACAAYYRYRRHATD; encoded by the coding sequence TTGAGGTTCGTGGACGAGTACCGGGACGCCGCCGCGGCGCGGCCCTGGATCGAGGCCATCCGGGCCCTGGTGACCCGCCCCTGGGCCATCATGGAGGTGTGCGGGGGCCAGACCCACAGCATCGTGCGCTTCGGCATCGACGAGCTGCTGCCCCCGGAGATCCGCCTCATCCACGGCCCGGGCTGCCCCGTGTGCGTCACGCCCGTGGAGCTGGTGGACAAGGCCGTGGCCATCGCCTCGCGGCCGGACGTGATCTTCTGCAGCTTCGGCGACATGCTGCGCGTGCCCGGCAGCGGGTCGGACCTGCTGGAGGTGAAGTCCCGGGGCGGCGACGTGCGCATCGTTTACTCGCCGCTGGACGCCCTGAAGGTCGCCCAGGACAACCCCCTCAGGAAGGTGGTGTTCTTCGCCGTGGGCTTCGAGACCACGGCCCCCGCCAACGCCATGGCGGTGGCGGAGGCCCGGCGGCGGGGGCTGTCCAACTTCTCCGTCCTGGTCTCCCACGTGCTGGTGCCGCCGGCCCTGGAGGCGGTGCTGTCGTCCCCGCAACGGCAGGTGGACGGCCTCCTGGCGGCGGGCCACGTGTGCGCCATCATGGGCACCGGGGAGTACGAGCCCATCGCGAAGCGCCACAGGGTGCCCATCGTCGTCACCGCCTTCGAGCCCCTCGACCTGCTCCAGGGCATCCACATGGTCATCCGGCAGCTGGAGGAGGGCCGCCACGAGGTGGAGAACCAGTACGACCGGCTCGTGCGCCCCGAGGGGAACCTGCCGGCCCGCGAGCTGGTCCGGGAGGTCTTCCGGGTGAAGGATCGCGCCTGGCGCGGCATCGGCGTCATCCCCATGAGCGGGCTGGGCCTGCGCGAGGCCTACGCCGCCTTCGACGCGGAGCGGGTCTTCGACGTGGAGGGCGTGGGCGGGCCGGAGTCCCCCCACTGCCGCAGCGGCCTCGTGCTCCAGGGGATCATCCGGCCCCGGGAGTGCCCGGCCTTCGGCACCCTGTGCACGCCCGACAACCCCCTGGGGGCCACCATGGTCAGCAACGAGGGGGCCTGCGCGGCCTACTACCGCTACCGCCGCCACGCCACGGACTGA
- a CDS encoding ABC transporter ATP-binding protein, translating into MARQVSKSFARGRRALSRVDLTIREGAIHGLLGPNGAGKTTLIATMVGLTAPDEGTVEVCGLDVGRHLHRVQMLVNMVRGFSGVIEKVTARELLTYYAHLYDAPRARVEEVLRLTGLWERRNQEVAHFSSGWRQRFFIAKGLINRPRVLFLDEPTVGLDVDAALTVRELVRDINRQGCTILLTTHYMREAEDLCSTIALIAEGRIVAEGAPAALKALVRGPGLPEPTLEDVFLRLTRQTLEVEGA; encoded by the coding sequence GTGGCACGACAGGTTTCCAAGTCCTTCGCCAGGGGGCGCCGGGCCCTTTCGCGGGTGGACCTCACCATTCGCGAGGGGGCCATCCACGGCCTCCTGGGGCCCAACGGGGCCGGCAAGACCACCCTCATCGCCACGATGGTGGGCCTCACGGCCCCCGACGAGGGCACCGTGGAGGTGTGCGGGCTGGACGTGGGCAGGCACCTGCATCGCGTCCAGATGCTCGTGAACATGGTGCGGGGCTTCAGCGGCGTGATCGAGAAGGTCACGGCCCGGGAGCTGCTGACCTACTACGCCCACCTGTACGACGCCCCCAGGGCCCGGGTGGAGGAGGTCCTGCGCCTCACGGGCCTTTGGGAAAGGCGGAACCAGGAGGTGGCCCACTTCTCCAGCGGCTGGCGCCAGCGGTTCTTCATCGCCAAGGGGCTCATCAACCGGCCCCGGGTGCTCTTCCTGGACGAGCCCACCGTGGGCCTGGACGTGGACGCGGCCCTCACCGTGCGGGAGCTGGTGCGCGACATCAACCGCCAGGGCTGCACCATCCTCCTGACGACCCACTACATGCGCGAGGCGGAGGACCTGTGCTCCACCATCGCCCTCATCGCCGAGGGCCGCATCGTGGCCGAGGGCGCCCCGGCCGCCCTCAAGGCCCTGGTGCGCGGCCCGGGCCTGCCGGAGCCGACCCTGGAGGACGTGTTCCTGCGCCTGACCCGCCAGACCCTGGAGGTGGAAGGTGCTTGA
- a CDS encoding APC family permease, which yields MQPFRRLILGRRLASDETQHTKVSNFVGLSVFSSDALSSVAYATQEIMASLSSNLHGLAGVSLAAAAAALYGMSIPVALGIAGLLVILGIGYRQTVMAYPGGGGAYIVAKENLGELAAQTAGAALLTDYILTVAASVSSGVAAITSAMPSLGEHNVPITILAICFIAVLNLRGVKESGAFFAVPTYGFVFLIMVMLATGVVRAILIGGPTPVMVHDSVRHATHLGSFAMVWIFMRAFSAGCTALTGVEAISNGVTAFREPAAKNAAKTMVWMIALLGIMFLGITFLASRLGVVYTHSADASQVAETLLSKLSKAIYGDVTHGLPKLMYYLTQGFTFAVLVVAANTAYADFPRLAALHATDGFLPKQLTSQGDRLVFSNGILILTFVSCLLVWVCHANTDLLLPLYALGVFIGFTVSQTGMVMHWVNRKRTEPAWMFKAFLNGVGAAAAGVVMLDIAVTKFVHGAWIIVVLVPTLVIIFFRIHRHYIRIRSLLAASRTEEVYPRKNRVVVLVSRIHRGTLEAIRYAKAIADRGQVEALTVDFPDAHGHHSSEWERLNSDWHRYCEGIPLRVVMSEFRKTVEPILAEVDRMSRAEPEITITVIVPEFVTDNWWGQLLHNQTALRLKAYLYTRPKIVVISIPYHLDPHLL from the coding sequence ATGCAGCCATTCCGAAGACTCATCCTGGGGCGCCGACTGGCCAGTGACGAGACGCAGCACACCAAGGTGAGCAATTTCGTCGGGCTTTCCGTGTTCAGCTCCGACGCGCTCTCCTCGGTGGCCTACGCCACCCAGGAGATCATGGCCAGCCTGTCCAGCAACCTGCATGGCCTGGCGGGGGTCAGCCTTGCCGCCGCGGCAGCCGCTCTTTACGGAATGTCCATCCCGGTGGCCCTGGGCATCGCGGGCCTCCTGGTCATCCTGGGCATCGGCTACCGGCAGACGGTCATGGCCTATCCCGGCGGCGGCGGCGCCTACATCGTGGCCAAGGAGAACCTGGGCGAGCTCGCGGCCCAGACCGCCGGCGCCGCCCTTCTCACGGACTACATCCTCACCGTGGCCGCCAGCGTCTCCTCGGGCGTGGCGGCCATCACTTCGGCCATGCCCTCCCTGGGCGAGCACAACGTGCCCATCACCATCCTGGCCATCTGCTTCATCGCCGTGCTGAACCTGCGCGGCGTGAAGGAGTCGGGGGCCTTCTTCGCCGTACCCACCTACGGCTTCGTCTTCCTCATCATGGTGATGCTCGCCACCGGCGTCGTGCGGGCCATCCTGATCGGCGGGCCCACGCCCGTCATGGTGCATGACTCCGTGCGCCACGCCACGCACCTGGGCAGTTTCGCCATGGTGTGGATCTTCATGCGCGCCTTCAGCGCCGGGTGCACCGCCCTGACGGGGGTCGAAGCCATCTCCAACGGCGTCACCGCCTTCCGCGAGCCCGCCGCCAAGAACGCCGCCAAGACCATGGTCTGGATGATCGCGCTGCTTGGCATCATGTTCCTGGGCATCACCTTCCTGGCCTCCCGGCTCGGGGTGGTCTACACGCACAGCGCCGACGCCAGCCAGGTGGCGGAGACCCTTCTTTCCAAGCTGAGCAAGGCCATCTACGGGGACGTGACCCACGGCCTGCCCAAGCTGATGTACTACCTGACCCAGGGCTTCACCTTCGCCGTCCTGGTGGTGGCGGCCAACACGGCCTATGCCGATTTCCCCCGCCTCGCGGCCCTCCACGCCACCGACGGCTTCCTGCCCAAGCAGCTCACGAGCCAGGGCGACCGGCTCGTGTTCAGCAACGGCATCCTGATCCTCACCTTCGTGAGCTGCCTGCTGGTGTGGGTCTGCCACGCCAACACCGACCTGCTGCTGCCCCTCTACGCCCTGGGCGTGTTCATCGGCTTCACCGTGAGCCAGACGGGCATGGTCATGCACTGGGTCAACCGCAAGAGGACGGAACCGGCCTGGATGTTCAAGGCCTTCCTGAATGGCGTCGGCGCGGCCGCGGCGGGCGTCGTCATGCTCGACATCGCCGTCACGAAGTTCGTCCACGGAGCCTGGATCATCGTGGTGCTCGTCCCGACCCTGGTCATCATCTTCTTCCGCATCCACCGCCACTACATCCGCATCAGGTCCCTGCTCGCCGCCAGCCGAACCGAGGAGGTCTACCCCCGCAAGAACCGCGTGGTGGTGCTGGTCTCGCGCATCCACCGGGGCACCCTGGAGGCCATCCGGTACGCCAAGGCCATCGCCGATCGCGGACAGGTGGAGGCCCTCACCGTCGACTTCCCCGACGCGCACGGCCACCACAGTTCCGAGTGGGAGCGCCTGAACTCCGACTGGCACCGCTACTGCGAGGGCATACCCCTGCGGGTGGTCATGAGCGAATTCCGGAAGACGGTGGAGCCCATCCTCGCAGAGGTGGACCGCATGTCCAGGGCCGAGCCGGAGATCACCATCACCGTGATCGTCCCCGAGTTCGTCACCGACAACTGGTGGGGCCAGCTGCTCCACAACCAGACCGCCCTCCGCCTCAAGGCCTACCTCTACACCCGGCCGAAGATCGTGGTGATCTCCATTCCCTACCATTTGGATCCGCACCTTCTCTAG
- a CDS encoding HypC/HybG/HupF family hydrogenase formation chaperone, with protein MCLGIPGKVVDVEEGPLRLGHVAFGDVVKEVCLAFVPAARPGDYVVVHAGSAIEVIDEEKALRAFEAFRLMEGP; from the coding sequence ATGTGCCTGGGCATCCCGGGGAAGGTCGTGGACGTGGAGGAGGGCCCCCTGCGGCTCGGGCACGTGGCCTTCGGGGACGTGGTCAAGGAGGTCTGCCTGGCCTTCGTGCCCGCGGCCCGTCCCGGGGACTACGTGGTCGTGCACGCGGGGTCGGCCATCGAGGTGATCGACGAGGAGAAGGCCCTGAGGGCCTTCGAGGCCTTCAGGCTCATGGAGGGCCCTTGA
- a CDS encoding polysaccharide deacetylase family protein: MRLPVLLLFASLLQAQSIALSFDDGPAPGQKVALDAAGKNRAILAALEAAKVPSVLFVAGSRCLDDPAGRALVRAWGEAGHRIANHSYAHAYFHAKKATLEAFEADFEKNDALIRGLPGYAKWFRFPYLKEGDTAAKRDGARAFLKARGYRNGHVTIDASDWYYDQRLHARLAREPAADLAPYRRAYLDHLRDRAAYYDGLARRVLGRDVRHVLLLHHNLINALFLPDVIGMFRDLGWTFISPAEAYADPAYALEPGVLPAGESLVWSLAKEKGVQDLRSPGEDGAYEQPKLDALGL, encoded by the coding sequence ATGCGCCTTCCGGTCCTCCTGCTTTTCGCATCCCTCCTCCAGGCCCAGTCGATCGCCCTCAGCTTCGACGACGGCCCCGCCCCCGGGCAGAAGGTCGCCCTGGACGCGGCCGGGAAGAACCGGGCGATCCTGGCCGCGCTGGAGGCCGCCAAGGTGCCCTCGGTCCTCTTCGTCGCCGGGAGCAGGTGCCTCGATGACCCCGCCGGGCGGGCCCTGGTCAGGGCCTGGGGCGAGGCGGGGCACCGCATCGCGAACCACAGCTACGCCCACGCCTACTTCCACGCGAAAAAGGCCACGCTGGAGGCCTTCGAGGCCGACTTCGAGAAGAACGACGCCTTGATCCGGGGGCTTCCGGGCTACGCGAAGTGGTTCCGCTTCCCCTACCTCAAGGAGGGCGACACGGCCGCGAAGCGCGACGGCGCGCGGGCCTTCCTCAAGGCCAGGGGCTACCGCAACGGCCACGTCACCATCGACGCCAGCGACTGGTACTACGACCAGCGGCTCCATGCCAGGCTCGCCAGGGAACCCGCGGCGGACCTCGCCCCCTACCGGCGGGCCTACCTGGACCACCTCCGTGACCGGGCGGCCTACTACGACGGCCTGGCCCGCAGGGTCCTGGGCCGGGACGTCCGGCATGTCCTCCTGCTCCACCACAACCTGATCAACGCCCTCTTCCTGCCGGACGTTATCGGGATGTTCAGGGACCTGGGGTGGACGTTCATCTCCCCCGCGGAGGCCTACGCCGATCCCGCCTATGCCCTCGAACCCGGTGTCCTGCCCGCGGGCGAGAGCCTCGTGTGGTCCCTGGCGAAGGAGAAGGGCGTCCAGGACTTGCGGTCCCCGGGCGAGGATGGCGCCTACGAGCAGCCCAAGCTGGACGCGCTGGGGCTCTAG
- a CDS encoding Rrf2 family transcriptional regulator, whose product MHPLSQSAGYAILALSCLDDPGGEPIMVQDVAQWIGAPGPYLSKVFHALGKARLVDTKRGRKGGVILVRPAREITLEQIANAMDGDEWRTSCLLGLTVCSDERACPVHAFWTEERTRIYNELQKCSLSDVARFERTHRLAHPPAESVAQD is encoded by the coding sequence TTGCACCCACTTTCCCAATCCGCCGGTTACGCCATTCTCGCCCTCAGCTGCCTCGATGATCCCGGAGGCGAGCCCATCATGGTCCAGGACGTCGCCCAGTGGATCGGCGCTCCCGGCCCCTACCTCTCCAAGGTCTTCCACGCCCTCGGCAAGGCCCGGCTCGTGGACACCAAGCGCGGCCGCAAGGGCGGCGTGATCCTGGTGCGCCCGGCCCGCGAGATCACCCTGGAGCAGATCGCCAACGCCATGGACGGGGACGAGTGGAGAACCAGCTGCCTGCTGGGCCTGACCGTCTGTTCCGACGAGCGCGCCTGCCCCGTGCACGCCTTCTGGACCGAGGAGCGCACCCGGATCTACAACGAGCTGCAGAAGTGCTCGCTGTCGGACGTGGCCCGCTTCGAGCGCACCCATCGCCTGGCCCACCCCCCCGCGGAATCCGTCGCCCAGGACTAA
- a CDS encoding M4 family metallopeptidase, translating into MLKSFFILFPILALGTLPSRAAEVSGEVIARLREARSALGLGASDDFVVKDEMRDELGQVHVRLRQTYRGLPVWGGQAIVHMAPAGDAPPMTDALVRGIRVEPTPNLAPAEALAVAQDRLAPEGAYADPPRAELVIWSETATPADAGDAPDATDPSVAQVVLGHHLAYHLHAALENGPGETRSEDLLVDAHTGAVLKAWSTLFTARRRRSAALPGRPAHGLGNSQYSGLVPLHIMQALDGFELTDPTRGGLATRNLAGSTSGPGEPFRNPTRTWGDGRNYDPGRGPASPNGQTAAVDAHYGLQTSWDFYQQVLGRDGLDGKGTAPVNYVHYAEGYDNAFWSDDCFCMTYGDGLRLGVLTSLDVVGHEVSHGLCTATADLDYQGESGGLNEANSDIFGVLIRFYGRDGQGLGSRVPETRGPWTIGADLGDTPFRHLDRPSLDGHSPDEWSPGLKDLDPHHASGPMNRAFYFLAQGASADPDSPAFSPRLPGGMEGIGNDKALRIWWRTLSTRLTPASGYRQAREGALQSAKELYGDGGPEMQAVGKAFRAIHVGRRTR; encoded by the coding sequence ATGCTCAAGTCCTTCTTCATCCTTTTCCCCATTCTGGCCCTGGGGACCCTTCCCTCCCGCGCCGCGGAGGTCTCCGGCGAGGTCATCGCCCGGTTGCGGGAGGCACGGTCCGCCCTGGGGCTGGGGGCGTCCGACGACTTCGTCGTGAAGGACGAGATGCGCGACGAGCTGGGGCAGGTCCATGTGCGGCTCCGGCAGACCTACCGCGGGCTCCCGGTATGGGGGGGCCAGGCCATCGTGCACATGGCCCCCGCGGGGGACGCGCCGCCCATGACCGACGCCCTGGTGCGGGGGATACGGGTGGAGCCCACCCCGAACCTGGCCCCCGCGGAGGCCCTGGCGGTGGCCCAGGACCGCCTGGCCCCCGAGGGCGCCTATGCGGACCCGCCCCGGGCGGAGCTGGTGATCTGGTCCGAGACCGCGACGCCCGCGGACGCCGGGGACGCGCCGGACGCCACGGACCCCTCCGTGGCGCAGGTGGTGCTGGGCCACCACCTCGCGTACCACCTCCACGCGGCCCTGGAGAACGGCCCCGGGGAGACCCGCAGCGAGGATCTCCTGGTGGACGCCCACACCGGGGCCGTCCTCAAGGCCTGGTCCACGCTGTTCACGGCCCGGCGCAGGCGCTCCGCCGCCCTGCCGGGGCGCCCTGCCCACGGCCTCGGGAACTCCCAGTACAGCGGCCTGGTGCCCCTGCACATCATGCAGGCGCTGGACGGCTTCGAACTGACCGACCCCACCCGGGGGGGCCTCGCCACCCGCAACCTGGCAGGGTCCACCTCCGGACCGGGGGAGCCCTTCAGGAATCCGACCCGCACGTGGGGCGACGGCCGGAACTACGACCCCGGGCGGGGCCCGGCCTCCCCCAACGGCCAGACCGCGGCCGTGGACGCCCACTACGGCCTGCAGACCTCCTGGGACTTCTACCAGCAGGTCCTGGGCCGGGACGGCCTCGACGGCAAGGGCACGGCGCCCGTCAACTACGTGCACTACGCCGAGGGTTACGACAACGCCTTCTGGTCCGACGACTGCTTCTGCATGACCTACGGGGACGGGCTGAGGCTGGGGGTGCTCACGTCCCTGGACGTGGTGGGCCACGAGGTGTCCCACGGCCTGTGCACGGCCACCGCGGACCTGGACTACCAGGGCGAGTCCGGGGGGCTCAACGAGGCCAACTCCGACATCTTCGGGGTGCTGATCCGCTTCTACGGCCGGGACGGCCAGGGCCTCGGCTCCCGGGTCCCGGAGACCCGGGGCCCCTGGACCATCGGCGCCGACCTGGGCGACACCCCCTTCCGCCACCTGGACCGCCCCAGCCTGGACGGCCACAGCCCCGACGAGTGGAGCCCCGGCCTCAAGGACCTGGACCCCCACCACGCCTCGGGCCCCATGAACCGGGCCTTCTACTTCCTGGCCCAGGGGGCCAGCGCGGATCCGGACAGTCCCGCCTTCAGCCCGCGGCTGCCGGGGGGCATGGAGGGCATCGGCAACGACAAGGCCCTGCGCATCTGGTGGCGGACCCTCAGCACCCGCCTCACCCCCGCCAGCGGCTACCGCCAGGCCCGGGAGGGCGCGCTCCAGAGCGCGAAAGAGCTCTACGGCGACGGCGGCCCGGAGATGCAGGCCGTGGGGAAGGCCTTCCGGGCCATCCATGTGGGGAGGAGGACGCGTTAG
- the hypE gene encoding hydrogenase expression/formation protein HypE — translation MDFQLNCPVPLRHDTIQMAHGGGGRMMRDLLEAVMLPAFRSEALDARHDAAVLSVDGCRLAFTTDTYVVRPRFFPGGNIGELAVYGTVNDLAMAGARPLYLSVGMVLEEGYAIEELRRVVASMKAAADRCGVSIVTGDTKVVDRGKGDGLYLNTAGIGAVPRGLQVGPAQVRPGDAVLVSGDVGRHGVAVMSVREGIAFGTPVESDCGPLHGLVRALLDGGVAPTCLRDATRGGLAAVLNEIATDGRVGVEVLEADIPVIPGVEGACEMLGLDPLYVACEGRMVAFVPGDAAARALEILRATPGGEGAARIGTVTEKGPGTVILRTRLGTRRILDLLSGEQLPRIC, via the coding sequence ATGGACTTCCAGCTGAACTGCCCCGTCCCCCTCCGGCACGACACGATCCAGATGGCCCACGGCGGCGGGGGGCGGATGATGCGGGACCTGCTGGAGGCCGTGATGCTCCCGGCCTTCCGCAGCGAGGCCCTGGACGCCCGCCACGACGCAGCGGTCCTGTCGGTGGACGGCTGCCGCCTGGCCTTCACCACCGACACCTACGTGGTGCGGCCCCGCTTCTTCCCGGGCGGGAACATCGGGGAGCTGGCGGTGTACGGCACCGTCAACGACCTGGCCATGGCCGGCGCCCGGCCCCTCTACCTCAGCGTGGGGATGGTGCTGGAGGAAGGGTACGCCATCGAGGAGCTGCGCCGGGTGGTGGCCTCCATGAAGGCCGCCGCGGACCGCTGCGGCGTTTCCATCGTCACCGGGGACACCAAGGTGGTGGACCGGGGCAAGGGGGACGGCCTCTACCTCAACACCGCCGGCATCGGCGCCGTGCCCCGGGGCCTCCAGGTGGGACCCGCCCAGGTGCGGCCCGGGGACGCCGTGCTCGTCAGCGGCGACGTGGGCCGCCACGGCGTGGCCGTCATGTCCGTGCGGGAGGGCATCGCCTTCGGCACGCCCGTGGAGAGCGACTGCGGGCCGCTCCACGGGCTCGTGCGGGCCCTGCTGGACGGGGGCGTTGCGCCCACCTGCCTCCGGGACGCCACCCGCGGAGGCCTGGCCGCCGTGCTCAACGAGATCGCCACCGACGGGCGCGTGGGCGTGGAGGTGCTGGAAGCCGACATCCCCGTCATCCCCGGCGTCGAGGGCGCCTGCGAGATGCTGGGCCTGGACCCGCTCTACGTGGCCTGCGAAGGGCGCATGGTGGCCTTCGTGCCCGGCGACGCCGCGGCCCGCGCCCTGGAGATCCTCCGCGCGACCCCCGGCGGCGAAGGCGCGGCCCGCATCGGCACCGTCACGGAAAAAGGCCCCGGCACCGTGATCCTGCGCACCCGGCTGGGGACGAGGCGGATCCTGGACCTGCTGTCGGGCGAGCAGCTGCCGAGGATCTGCTGA
- a CDS encoding ABC transporter substrate-binding protein, with product MRSRFAPLFLALALLGGTAQAQEKVMLYTSMKESLMGRLRDAFKKKQPGISFDYYSAGAGKVMAKLATERQAGKVAADILWHSEVPDFFQLKAEGMFEPYASPEAVHIRSTVTDPDRTFAIARLGTLGIAYNTDKAAKAGKVPRTWADLLDPAFKGKVTLANPALSGTSFMSCAMLVEKFGWDYFAKLKANGAKIGQGSGQVVDDTASGDFTLCIGVDYIVLDKIQKGAHLKLVYPPEMLVIPSPVAILKSSPNKAAAKKFVDFLLSREGQAIVTASGTLPARSDVPIDPAQGLVAPEAAIKRAIHLDYPAAIKLKEGFIKQFEKTMR from the coding sequence ATGCGCAGCCGCTTCGCACCTCTGTTCCTGGCCCTGGCCCTCCTGGGGGGCACCGCCCAGGCCCAGGAGAAGGTCATGCTCTACACGTCCATGAAGGAGAGCCTCATGGGCAGGCTTCGGGACGCATTCAAGAAGAAGCAGCCCGGCATCTCCTTCGACTATTACTCCGCAGGGGCCGGCAAGGTCATGGCCAAGCTCGCCACGGAGCGCCAGGCCGGGAAGGTGGCCGCCGACATCCTCTGGCACAGCGAAGTGCCCGACTTCTTCCAGCTCAAGGCCGAGGGCATGTTCGAGCCCTACGCCTCCCCGGAGGCCGTCCACATCCGCAGCACGGTCACCGACCCCGACAGGACCTTCGCCATCGCGCGCCTGGGCACGCTGGGCATCGCCTACAACACGGACAAGGCGGCCAAGGCGGGCAAGGTGCCCAGGACCTGGGCGGACCTGCTGGACCCCGCCTTCAAGGGCAAGGTCACCCTGGCCAACCCCGCCCTCTCCGGCACCTCCTTCATGAGCTGCGCCATGCTGGTGGAGAAGTTCGGCTGGGACTACTTCGCCAAGCTCAAGGCCAACGGCGCCAAGATCGGCCAGGGCTCCGGCCAGGTGGTGGACGACACCGCCTCGGGCGACTTCACCCTATGCATCGGCGTGGACTACATCGTCCTGGACAAGATCCAGAAGGGCGCGCACCTCAAGCTGGTCTACCCCCCCGAGATGCTCGTCATCCCCAGCCCCGTCGCCATCCTCAAGAGCAGCCCCAACAAGGCCGCTGCGAAAAAGTTCGTGGACTTCCTCCTGTCCAGGGAGGGCCAGGCCATCGTCACCGCCTCGGGCACGCTGCCCGCGCGGTCCGACGTGCCCATCGATCCCGCCCAGGGCCTGGTGGCCCCGGAGGCGGCCATCAAGCGCGCCATCCACCTGGACTACCCCGCCGCCATCAAGCTGAAGGAAGGCTTCATCAAGCAGTTCGAAAAGACCATGCGCTGA
- a CDS encoding ABC transporter permease → MLELKAPCRRVYAHAYHITLSMRRDAFRLLDVTLWPLVLFLSMGLFAQSFTKDPRVIGLVVLGALGWRIIYHFQMEAVQLYMDNYWQGMIEHVMIAPLKWWEFVLGGAVSAVVKILVIAFSFLLLGRILFGFTVRAPLATLVGLLACAACGLVLAVFSMGVAFLKRGDAFAFIFAFPDVIAVLSGVFYPVTVFPRPVQAFAQILPTTHAFNLLKSTLGQAPAEPVVFLATLLPWLAAGAVFTQWALAKARREGKLVKMK, encoded by the coding sequence GTGCTTGAGCTGAAAGCCCCCTGCCGGCGCGTCTACGCCCACGCCTACCACATCACCCTGAGCATGCGCCGGGACGCGTTCCGGCTGCTGGACGTCACCCTGTGGCCCCTGGTCCTCTTCCTGAGCATGGGGCTCTTCGCCCAGTCCTTCACGAAGGATCCCCGGGTCATCGGCCTGGTGGTGCTGGGGGCTTTGGGCTGGCGGATCATCTACCACTTCCAGATGGAGGCCGTTCAGCTCTACATGGACAACTACTGGCAGGGGATGATCGAGCACGTGATGATCGCCCCCCTGAAGTGGTGGGAGTTCGTCCTGGGCGGGGCCGTCAGCGCCGTCGTGAAGATCCTCGTCATCGCCTTCTCCTTCCTGCTCCTGGGCCGCATCCTGTTCGGCTTCACGGTGCGCGCGCCCCTCGCCACACTCGTCGGGTTGCTTGCTTGTGCGGCCTGCGGGCTGGTGCTGGCGGTGTTCAGCATGGGGGTCGCCTTCCTGAAGCGGGGCGACGCCTTCGCCTTCATCTTCGCCTTCCCGGACGTCATCGCGGTGCTCAGCGGGGTCTTCTACCCCGTCACCGTGTTCCCCCGGCCCGTGCAGGCCTTCGCGCAGATCCTGCCCACCACCCACGCCTTCAACCTCCTCAAGTCGACCCTTGGGCAGGCCCCCGCCGAACCCGTGGTTTTCCTGGCCACCCTGCTTCCCTGGCTGGCGGCCGGGGCCGTCTTCACCCAGTGGGCCCTCGCCAAGGCCCGCCGGGAAGGCAAGTTGGTGAAAATGAAGTAG